The Humulus lupulus chromosome 3, drHumLupu1.1, whole genome shotgun sequence genome window below encodes:
- the LOC133823457 gene encoding late embryogenesis abundant protein 46 has protein sequence MQSGKNAMESAKESAANVAASAKSGMDKTKATVQEKVEKMKAHHPLEKEMATDRKDQRIAEAELNKREAREQNAAAKEAAKTGINAGGHTGHTATGTGTTTYSATGATGQPTGIHQMSALPGHGIGQPAGHVTEGTVGTHPIGTNTGTGRTTAHNTSGGGTGAPGYWTGGA, from the exons atgcaatcgGGAAAGAACGCAATGGAGTCTGCCAAGGAATCTGCTGCCAATGTGGCAGCCTCGGCCAAGTCTGGCATGGATAAAACTAAGGCCACTGTCCAAGAAaag GTGGAGAAGATGAAGGCCCATCACCCATTGGAGAAAGAGATGGCAACGGACAGGAAGGACCAAAGGATAGCCGAGGCAGAGCTAAACAAACGGGAGGCGCGTGAGCAAAACGCGGCAGCGAAAGAGGCTGCCAAAACAGGAATCAATGCCGGCGGTCACACGGGACACACGGCCACTGGCACGGGAACCACCACCTACTCGGCAACTGGAGCCACGGGTCAGCCTACTGGGATCCACCAGATGTCAGCACTGCCCGGGCACGGGATAGGGCAGCCCGCAGGGCACGTGACGGAGGGCACAGTCGGGACCCACCCAATTGGGACCAACACGGGTACGGGTCGGACCACGGCCCACAACACAAGTGGCGGTGGTACTGGTGCTCCCGGGTACTGGACTGGCGGAGCTTAA